Proteins found in one Pieris napi chromosome 6, ilPieNapi1.2, whole genome shotgun sequence genomic segment:
- the LOC125050311 gene encoding nuclear transcription factor Y subunit gamma isoform X1: protein MSVCFLVPTDQEGNAPEIEEIEGEVEESPTVHIHTTLNNYWAKVNEDIKKITADDFKTQSLPLARIKKIMKLDEEVKMISAEAPILFAKACEIFIHELTLRAWSHTEDNKRRTLQRNDIAMAISRSDQFDFLIDIVPRQEIKFNRVREETRVNAPSEPINVPVQHTSPAASTQVVTQPCTQIVQPSSSTTSASSSNQAVTLLQQVVNSSGEVQHVPLILSQAQLTMIRMQMQNNPNAPIILQAQSQSQQQEPQPIQLMLSQAQLNMIRMQMQNNPNASISIQAQQQTQQQTPQIIQVSSQGAHAPHQIFLAHVPGQEES, encoded by the exons ATGTCGGTGTGCTTCCTTGTGCCTAC GGATCAAGAGGGTAATGCTCCTGAAATAGAAGAAATTGAAGGAGAGGTTGAAGAGTCTCCAACAGTTCATATCCACACAACACTTAATAATTACTGGGCTAAAGTTAATGAggatataaagaaaataactgCT GATGACTTTAAAACACAATCACTACCCCTAGcccgtattaaaaaaattatgaaattggATGAGGAAGTAAAAATGATATCTGCAGAAGCCCCAATATTATTTGCGAAAGCCTGTGAGATATTCATTCATGAGTTGACCTTACGGGCCTGGTCACATACTGAAGACAATAAGAGGAGGACCTTGCAG cgTAACGATATAGCAATGGCAATATCTCGTTCAGACCAATTTGATTTCCTAATCGACATAGTCCCAAGACAAGAGATAAAATTCAACCGTGTCAGAGAGGAAACCCGAGTCAATGCACCGTCTGAGCCTATAAAT GTCCCAGTGCAACACACATCTCCAGCTGCGAGTACACAAGTTGTGACACAACCTTGCACTCAAATTGTTCAG ccGTCATCAAGTACGACGTCAGCGAGTAGCAGCAATCAAGCTGTCACATTGTTACAACAAGTCGTGAACTCATCTGGAGAAGTACAACATGTTCCT CTTATCCTGTCACAAGCCCAACTGACCATGATCCGCATGCAGATGCAGAACAACCCCAACGCGCCCATCATCCTCCAGGCCCAGTCGCAGTCCCAACAGCAAGAACCACAACCCATACAG CTAATGCTGTCACAAGCCCAGCTGAACATGATCCGTATGCAGATGCAGAATAATCCCAACGCGTCCATCAGCATACAGGCTCAGCAACAGACCCAACAGCAGACGCCACAGATTATTCAG GTATCATCACAAGGTGCGCACGCGCCGCACCAAATCTTTCTGGCACATGTACCGGGACAGGAAGAGTCCTAG
- the LOC125050311 gene encoding nuclear transcription factor Y subunit gamma isoform X2, translating to MSLRDQEGNAPEIEEIEGEVEESPTVHIHTTLNNYWAKVNEDIKKITADDFKTQSLPLARIKKIMKLDEEVKMISAEAPILFAKACEIFIHELTLRAWSHTEDNKRRTLQRNDIAMAISRSDQFDFLIDIVPRQEIKFNRVREETRVNAPSEPINVPVQHTSPAASTQVVTQPCTQIVQPSSSTTSASSSNQAVTLLQQVVNSSGEVQHVPLILSQAQLTMIRMQMQNNPNAPIILQAQSQSQQQEPQPIQLMLSQAQLNMIRMQMQNNPNASISIQAQQQTQQQTPQIIQVSSQGAHAPHQIFLAHVPGQEES from the exons atgtcGTTGAG GGATCAAGAGGGTAATGCTCCTGAAATAGAAGAAATTGAAGGAGAGGTTGAAGAGTCTCCAACAGTTCATATCCACACAACACTTAATAATTACTGGGCTAAAGTTAATGAggatataaagaaaataactgCT GATGACTTTAAAACACAATCACTACCCCTAGcccgtattaaaaaaattatgaaattggATGAGGAAGTAAAAATGATATCTGCAGAAGCCCCAATATTATTTGCGAAAGCCTGTGAGATATTCATTCATGAGTTGACCTTACGGGCCTGGTCACATACTGAAGACAATAAGAGGAGGACCTTGCAG cgTAACGATATAGCAATGGCAATATCTCGTTCAGACCAATTTGATTTCCTAATCGACATAGTCCCAAGACAAGAGATAAAATTCAACCGTGTCAGAGAGGAAACCCGAGTCAATGCACCGTCTGAGCCTATAAAT GTCCCAGTGCAACACACATCTCCAGCTGCGAGTACACAAGTTGTGACACAACCTTGCACTCAAATTGTTCAG ccGTCATCAAGTACGACGTCAGCGAGTAGCAGCAATCAAGCTGTCACATTGTTACAACAAGTCGTGAACTCATCTGGAGAAGTACAACATGTTCCT CTTATCCTGTCACAAGCCCAACTGACCATGATCCGCATGCAGATGCAGAACAACCCCAACGCGCCCATCATCCTCCAGGCCCAGTCGCAGTCCCAACAGCAAGAACCACAACCCATACAG CTAATGCTGTCACAAGCCCAGCTGAACATGATCCGTATGCAGATGCAGAATAATCCCAACGCGTCCATCAGCATACAGGCTCAGCAACAGACCCAACAGCAGACGCCACAGATTATTCAG GTATCATCACAAGGTGCGCACGCGCCGCACCAAATCTTTCTGGCACATGTACCGGGACAGGAAGAGTCCTAG